Part of the Geodermatophilus obscurus DSM 43160 genome is shown below.
TGCCCTCGGGGTGGTGGTGCCCGTCGGTCGTGGCCTCGACCCCGGCCTCGGCCAGCGGCCCGTCGTAGCTGATCCGGCCGTGGTCGACGACGACCGCCCGGGTGAGGACGCCGGCCAGCGCGGCGGTCTCGTGCGTGACGACCAGCAGCGTGGTCCCGGTGGCCGACACGTCGGCCAGGACGGCGGCGAGCGCGTCCTGGCTGGCGGCGTCCACCCCGGCGGTCGGCTCGTCCATGACCAGCAGCTCCGGCTCGGCGGCCAGTGCGCGGGCCACCAGCACCCGACGCTGCTGGCCTCCGGACAGCGAGGCGACCGGGTCGCCGAGCCGGTCGGCCAGCCCGACGGCGGCGACGGCGTCCTGCACCGCGGCGCGGTCGGCCGGGCGCAGCCGGCCGAACGGGCCCAGCCGGGCCAGCCGGCCGACCCCGACCACCTCGCGCACCGTCGCCGGGACCGCGCCGCTCACCGTGTGCCGCTGGGGCACGTAGCCGATCCGGCCGCGCTCGCGCGGGCGACCGACCGGGGCGCCGAGGACCTCGACCTCACCGCCCAGCACCGTGGCCAGGCCGAGCAGGCCGCGGGCCAGCGTGGTCTTCCCCGACCCGTTGGAGCCCAGGACGGCGATCGCCTCGCCGTCGGCCACGGTGAGGTCGACGCCCTGGACGACGGCGGCGTCGCCGTAGCCGATGCGGGCGTCCCGCAGCCGGATGGCGCTCATGAGCAGGACTGGCCCTCCTGCAGCGTGGCCAGGTTGGCCCGCATGACCTCGAGGTAGTCGCTGCCGGCCGACTCGTCGGTCAGCCCCTCGACCGGGTCCAGGACGGCGGTCCGCACCCCGGCCTCGGTCGCGACGGTCTCGGCGACGGCGGGGTCGACGAGGGTCTCGGTGTAGACGGTGGTGACCCCGCGCTCCCGGACGAGGGCGGTGATCTCCGCGAGCTGCGCGGGGTCCGGCTCCTGGGAGGGGCTGAGCCCGCTGATGCCGACCACCTCGAGACCGTAGCGGTCGGCGAGGTAGCCGAACGCCTCGTGGCCGGTGACCAGGGTGTCCACCGCGCAGCCGGCCAGGCCGGCCTGGATCTCGGCGTCCAGCGCCTCGAGGTCGGCTCGCAGCGCGGCGGCGTTCTGCTCGTAGCCGGCCGCGCCGTCGGGGTCGGCCTCGGCCAGCCGCTCGGCCAGCGCGTCCCCGACGGACGCGAGGCGCACCGGGTCCAGCCAGAAGTGCGGGTCGAGCGCCTCGCCGTCCCCGGCGGGCTCCTCCCCGGCGTGCTCGGCGTGCTCCTCGGCGGTCTCGCCCTCGTGACCGTGCTCCTCGGCGGTCAGGGTGAGGTCGGCGGCCTGGCCGGCGTCCCAGGCGGTGGCGGCGGCCTCGGTCGTGGCGACCTCGTCGAGGGCGGGCTGGAAGCCCTCCAGGTACACGAGCAGGTCGGCCTCGGCGACCGCCGCGACGTCCTGCGGGGCGAGCTCCAGGTCGTGGGCCTCCGCGCCCGGCGGGGTGAGCGAGGAGACGTCCAGCCGGTCGCCACCGACGCGCTGCGCCGCCCACTCCAGCGGGTAGAAGCCCGCGACGACCGTGAGCCCGGCCCCGGAGCCACCCGCGGCGTCGTCGGAGCCACCGCACCCGGCCAGCGCGAGGGCGGCGGCCGAGGCGGTCGCAGCGGTCACGGCACGCGTCGTCCAGGTGTTCATGAGAATCATTCTCGCACAGCTGCTCCGAGCCGAGGGAGCCGGAGGACCGCGCCCGCCCGCGTACGCTCTCGGGCGTGTCCGACGTCTCCGGCCTGCCGCTGATCGGGGCCGCGGCGCTGCGCGCCCGCGCCGCCGCCCGGGTGCTGCGCACCCTGCCCACCGACACCAAGGACGCCGCGCTGCGCGCCATGGCCGACGCGCTGGTCGAGCGGGCCGACGAGGTGCTCGCCGCCAACGCCGCCGACGTGGAGGCGGCCGCGGCCGACGGCACCCCGGCATCGGTCCTCGACCGGCTGCGGCTGGATCCCGGCCGCATCGCCGGCGTGGCCGACGCGCTGCGCCAGCTGGTCGCGCTGCCCGACCCGGTCGGCGACGTCGTCCGCGGGTCGACGCTGCCCAACGGGCTGCAGCTGCGCCAGGTCCGAGTGCCCCTCGGCGTGGTCGGCATCGTCTACGAGGCCCGGCCCAACGTGACCGTCGACGCCGCGGGCCTGTGCCTCAAGAGCGGCAACGCGGCACTGCTGCGCGGCTCGGCCTCGGCGTTCCGGACCAACACCGCGCTGGTCGTCGTCCTCACCGAGGCGGCGCAGAAGGCCGGGCTGCCGCCCGGCTCGGTCGAGCTGCTGCCGGCCGACCGGGCCTCGGTGGGCGAGCTGCTGAACGCCCGCGGGCTCGTCGACGTGGTGATCCCGCGCGGCGGGGCGTCGCTGATCCAGCGGGTGGTGCGCGAGGCGCGGGTGCCGGTCATCGAGACCGGCGAGGGCAACTGCCACGTCTACGTCGACGCCTCGGCCGACCCCGCGACCGCCGAGGCCATCGTGCTCAACGCCAAGACCCACCGGGTCAGCGTCTGCAACGCCGCGGAGACGCTGCTGGTGCACCGCGACGTGGCGTTCCTGCCACGGCTGCTGTCCGCGCTCGTGGACGCCGGCGTGACGCTGCACGGCGACGACGCAGCCCGGGCGGCGCACGACGCCGTCGTCCCCGCGACCGACGAGGACTGGGCGACCGAGTACCTGTCGATGGACATGGCGGTGCGCGTGGTCGACGACCTGCCTGCTGCCCTGGACCACATCGAGCGCTGGGGGAGCGGTCACTCCGAGGCGATCGTCGCCGACTCCGCGCGCGCCATCGCCGACTTCACCGCCGGGGTGGACGCCGCCGCGGTCCTGGTCAACGCCTCGACCCGGTTCACCGACGGCGGGGAGTTCGGGTTCGGCGCCGAGATCGGCATCTCCACGCAGAAGCTGCACGCCCGCGGTCCGCTGGGGCTGCCAGAGCTGACCTCCACCAGCTACGTCGTCACCGGCAGCGGCCACACCCGCTGAGCCCTACATCCGGCCCACCCCGCCACCCGACCGAGGAGCCGCATGCCCCGCCCGCCGTCGCAGTCCCCGCAGTTCTCCTCGGTCTCCGACGTCGGCAAGCGGCTGGCGGCGGCCGGCTACCTGCCCGACGCCCAGATCTCGACCACCGTGTTCCTCGCCGACCGGCTGGGCAAGCCGCTGCTGGTCGAGGGGCCGGCGGGCACGGGCAAGACCGAGCTGGCCAAGGCGCTGGCGGCGTCCACCGGCTCGGAGCTGATCCGGCTGCAGTGCTACGAGGGCCTCGACGAGGCGCGGGCGCTGTACGAGTGGAACTACAAGAAGCAGCTGCTGCGCATCCAGGCGTCGCAGGGCACCGACGGCGCGGACTGGAACACCGTCCACGACGACATCTTCGGCGAGGAGTTCCTGCTCTCCCGGCCGCTGCTGACCGCCATCCGGCGCACCGAGCCGACCGTGCTGCTCATCGACGAGACCGACAAGGCCGACGTCGAGGTGGAGGGCCTGCTGCTGGAGGTGCTCAGCGACTTCCAGGTCACCATCCCCGAGCTCGGCACGGTGACCGCGGCCCGCCGGCCGATGGTGGTGCTGACCTCCAACGCCACCCGCGAGCTGTCCGAGGCGCTCAAGCGGCGCTGCCTGTACCTGGCGCTGGACTACCCGTCGGCCCAGCGGGAGCGGGAGATCGTGCTGTCCCGGGTGCCCGACCTCGCCCCGGGCCTGGCCGAGCAGCTGGTGCGCACCGTCCGGGCGATGCGCGCGCTGGAGCTGAAGAAGTCGCCGTCGATTTCCGAGACCCTCGACTGGGCGCAGACGCTGCTCGAGCTCGGGCTGGACACCCTCGACGAGCCGGCGGTCCGCTCGACGCTGGGCGTGGTGCTCAAGCACGCCAGCGACCAGGAGCGGGCCGCGGCCGAGCTGCGGCTCAACTGATGGGGGCCGGGGTGGCGGGCGGGCCCGAGCACACGGCCGCCGTCCCCGAGCCCGGCGGGCTGGCCGGGCACCTCGACGGCTTCGTCCGCGCGGTGCGGGACGCCGGCATCCCGGTCGGCATCAGCCAGGCCGTCGACGCCGCCGAGATCCTCACCGTGGTCGACCTCCTCGACCGCGAGCAGCTGCGGCACGGGCTGGCGGCGGTGCTGCTGCAGCGGGCGGCGCAGCGGCCGGCCTACGACGTGCTGTTCGACCTGTGGTGGCCGCTGTCCGACCGGCCGGCGCTCGCCTCGGCCGGCGACGAGGACGACGGCGAGCCGGGGGAGCCCGGCGAGCCGACCCTGGACCTGCCCGACGGCACCGACCTGGCGCAGCTCATGCGCGAGGAGCTGGCCCGGCTGCTGCTCGACGGCGACGAGGAGGCGCTACGCCGCTTCGCCCGCGACGCGGTCGACCAGCTGGGCCGGACGGCGCCGTCGCCCTCGGGGCAGTCCTTCTTCAGCTACCGGGTGATGCGGGCGCTCTCGCCGGACACCCTGGTCGCCCAGCTGCTGGCCGGCCTGCTCGGGGACGCCGGGCGCGGCGGGCTGGCCGAGCAGGTGGCCCGCCAGACGGTGCGCGAGCGGCTGGCCGCCTTCCGGGCCGCGGTGGAGGCCGAGGTCCGGCGGCGGACGGCGGCCGAGCGCGGCCGGGACAAGGTGGCGAAGAACGCCGTCCGCCCGCTGGCCGACCAGGTCGACTTCCTGCGCGCCCAGGCCGCCGACCTCGCCGAGCTGCGCCGGACGGTGGCCCCGCTGGCCCGGCGGCTGGCCGTCCGGCTCTCGGCGCGGCGGCGGCTGGGCCGGGAGGGCCGGCTGGACTTCCGCAGGACCGTGCGCGCGTCGCTGGGCACCGGCGGCGTGCCGGTGGTGACCCACCACCGGCCGCGGAAGGTGCACAAGCCGGAGCTGGTGGTGCTCTGCGACGTCAGCGGCTCGGTGGCCGGGTTCAGCCACTTCACGCTCATGCTGACCCAGGCGCTGCGTGAGCACTTCTCCGGCGTCCGGGCCTTCGCCTTCGTGGACTCCACCGACGAGGTGAGCCGTTTCTTCCGTCCTGGTGCCGACGTCGTCGACGCGGTCGCCCGGATCGGCCGGGAGGCCGACGTCGTCGGGTTCGACGGGCACAGCGACTACGGCACGGCGTTCGAGGTCTTCGCCGACCGGTGGGCCTCGGTGGTGGGACCCAAGACGTCGCTGCTCGTGCTCGGCGACGGGCGCACCAACTACCGCCCGCCGGGGTTGCCGGTGCTGGCCGACCTCGTCCGCCGCTCCCGCACGGCGCACTGGCTCAATCCCGAGCCCCGCCGGCTGTGGGGCAGCGGGGACTCCGCCGCCAACCGCTACGGCGAGGTCGTCGACATGGTCGAGTGCCGCAACGCCGCCCAGCTCGCGGACTTCGTCACCACGCTCTGAGCGGCCCTCCCGTCGCGGAACCGCGGCGGGCGACGGTCGTCGGACGGGGTGGGTGCCGGGTGTGCCGGCGCCGGTGGCGGTCCCCGTCCGCGGGGGCCGCTGCCGGCCGCGACCGGCAGCACGGGGGAGCCGGTCGCGCAGGGCCCGCGCTGGTCCCCGGCCGCAGTCCCGGCGGGGAGGCCCGTGCCCGCTGCGCGGGGCCGGTCCTCGCGGGCCGGTCCCGGACTGCCCGGATAGTCTCGTTTGGTGGCAGGTCGGCGGGTCGGGGTGATGGGCGGGACGTTCGACCCCGTCCACCACGGGCACCTCGTGGCGGCGAGCGAGGTGGCGGTCCTGTTCGGTCTGGACGAGGTGGTCTTCGTGCCCACCGGCCAGCCGTGGCAGAAGAGCGACCGCGAGGTGGCGCCGGCCGAGGACCGCTACCTCATGACCGTCATCGCCACCGCCTCCAACCCCCGGTTCTCGGTGAGCCGGGTCGACGTCGACCGCGGCGGTCCCACGTACACGATCGACACGCTCAGCGACCTGAAGCGGCAGCGGCCCGACGACCAGCTGTTCTTCATCACCGGCGCGGACGCGCTCTCGCAGATCCTCAGCTGGCGGGACAGCGACGCCTGCTTCGCCCTGGCGCACTTCATCGGTGTCACCCGCCCCGGCTTCGACCTGGGGGCCTCCCACCTGCCGGAGGGGACGGTGAGCCTGGTCGAGGTGCCGGCGCTGGCGATCAGCTCCAGCGACTGCCGCGCCCGTGTGGGCCGGGGGATGCCGGTCTGGTACCTGGTGCCCGACGGCGTCGTGCAGTACATCGAGAAGCGCGGGCTG
Proteins encoded:
- a CDS encoding vWA domain-containing protein, which gives rise to MGAGVAGGPEHTAAVPEPGGLAGHLDGFVRAVRDAGIPVGISQAVDAAEILTVVDLLDREQLRHGLAAVLLQRAAQRPAYDVLFDLWWPLSDRPALASAGDEDDGEPGEPGEPTLDLPDGTDLAQLMREELARLLLDGDEEALRRFARDAVDQLGRTAPSPSGQSFFSYRVMRALSPDTLVAQLLAGLLGDAGRGGLAEQVARQTVRERLAAFRAAVEAEVRRRTAAERGRDKVAKNAVRPLADQVDFLRAQAADLAELRRTVAPLARRLAVRLSARRRLGREGRLDFRRTVRASLGTGGVPVVTHHRPRKVHKPELVVLCDVSGSVAGFSHFTLMLTQALREHFSGVRAFAFVDSTDEVSRFFRPGADVVDAVARIGREADVVGFDGHSDYGTAFEVFADRWASVVGPKTSLLVLGDGRTNYRPPGLPVLADLVRRSRTAHWLNPEPRRLWGSGDSAANRYGEVVDMVECRNAAQLADFVTTL
- a CDS encoding metal ABC transporter ATP-binding protein, whose translation is MSAIRLRDARIGYGDAAVVQGVDLTVADGEAIAVLGSNGSGKTTLARGLLGLATVLGGEVEVLGAPVGRPRERGRIGYVPQRHTVSGAVPATVREVVGVGRLARLGPFGRLRPADRAAVQDAVAAVGLADRLGDPVASLSGGQQRRVLVARALAAEPELLVMDEPTAGVDAASQDALAAVLADVSATGTTLLVVTHETAALAGVLTRAVVVDHGRISYDGPLAEAGVEATTDGHHHPEGTGLAPSRGYRLDQPRVTTDGGR
- a CDS encoding glutamate-5-semialdehyde dehydrogenase → MSDVSGLPLIGAAALRARAAARVLRTLPTDTKDAALRAMADALVERADEVLAANAADVEAAAADGTPASVLDRLRLDPGRIAGVADALRQLVALPDPVGDVVRGSTLPNGLQLRQVRVPLGVVGIVYEARPNVTVDAAGLCLKSGNAALLRGSASAFRTNTALVVVLTEAAQKAGLPPGSVELLPADRASVGELLNARGLVDVVIPRGGASLIQRVVREARVPVIETGEGNCHVYVDASADPATAEAIVLNAKTHRVSVCNAAETLLVHRDVAFLPRLLSALVDAGVTLHGDDAARAAHDAVVPATDEDWATEYLSMDMAVRVVDDLPAALDHIERWGSGHSEAIVADSARAIADFTAGVDAAAVLVNASTRFTDGGEFGFGAEIGISTQKLHARGPLGLPELTSTSYVVTGSGHTR
- the nadD gene encoding nicotinate-nucleotide adenylyltransferase, producing the protein MAGRRVGVMGGTFDPVHHGHLVAASEVAVLFGLDEVVFVPTGQPWQKSDREVAPAEDRYLMTVIATASNPRFSVSRVDVDRGGPTYTIDTLSDLKRQRPDDQLFFITGADALSQILSWRDSDACFALAHFIGVTRPGFDLGASHLPEGTVSLVEVPALAISSSDCRARVGRGMPVWYLVPDGVVQYIEKRGLYRTPDAAPRLAREGATGAGPSGDRPTYDRPPATTPQTEGPPPEPPTTELQEVPR
- a CDS encoding AAA family ATPase; this encodes MPRPPSQSPQFSSVSDVGKRLAAAGYLPDAQISTTVFLADRLGKPLLVEGPAGTGKTELAKALAASTGSELIRLQCYEGLDEARALYEWNYKKQLLRIQASQGTDGADWNTVHDDIFGEEFLLSRPLLTAIRRTEPTVLLIDETDKADVEVEGLLLEVLSDFQVTIPELGTVTAARRPMVVLTSNATRELSEALKRRCLYLALDYPSAQREREIVLSRVPDLAPGLAEQLVRTVRAMRALELKKSPSISETLDWAQTLLELGLDTLDEPAVRSTLGVVLKHASDQERAAAELRLN
- a CDS encoding metal ABC transporter substrate-binding protein — translated: MTAATASAAALALAGCGGSDDAAGGSGAGLTVVAGFYPLEWAAQRVGGDRLDVSSLTPPGAEAHDLELAPQDVAAVAEADLLVYLEGFQPALDEVATTEAAATAWDAGQAADLTLTAEEHGHEGETAEEHAEHAGEEPAGDGEALDPHFWLDPVRLASVGDALAERLAEADPDGAAGYEQNAAALRADLEALDAEIQAGLAGCAVDTLVTGHEAFGYLADRYGLEVVGISGLSPSQEPDPAQLAEITALVRERGVTTVYTETLVDPAVAETVATEAGVRTAVLDPVEGLTDESAGSDYLEVMRANLATLQEGQSCS